The following proteins come from a genomic window of Montipora foliosa isolate CH-2021 chromosome 2, ASM3666993v2, whole genome shotgun sequence:
- the LOC137992797 gene encoding uncharacterized protein, with the protein MRRKFITEEANSAKEILDMCPYLGKSYHVQSEMRRILGDACVAGAEDCLVRGLRVILNQGGDNLTNAEVVDAVKIIQQRAKKKSSNQEVFKFQDPTTPPHKLLKDKRVEYFLVCIASCQEVDQVFVCGEGQAFFESDCNLTKASVDLICAYMYYVFGVKYPKCISGVLHFLQKIVLLQSDNEFKGTKFATFIAEFKKGSFK; encoded by the exons ATGAGGAGAAAGTTTATCACAGAGGAGGCTAATTCAGCCAAGGAGATCCTAGATATGTGTCCATACCTTGGAAAATCATATCAT GTTCAGTCTGAGATGCGCCGCATACTTGGAGATGCCTGTGTGGCAGGAGCTGAAGACTGTTTAGTGAGAGGCCTCAGAGTGATTCTAAATCAAGGTGGTGATAATTTAACAAACGCAGAAGTGGTTGATGCTGTTAAAATTATTCAACAGAGGGCTAAGAAAAAAAGTAGCAACCAAGAGGTGTTTAAATTTCAAGAT cCAACAACACCACCACACAAGCTGCTTAAGGACAAGCGTGTTGAATATTTCCTCGTGTGCATTGCAAGTTGCCAGGAAGTGGACCAAGTTTTTGTATGTGGAGAGGGCCAAGCCTTTTTTGAAAGTGACTGCAATCTTACAAAAGCTTCAGTTGATTTAATTTGTGCTTACATGTATTATGTTTTTGGTGTCAAATACCCCAAGTGTATCTCAGGTGTTCTTCACTTTTTACAAAAGATTGTATTACTACAAAGTGACAATGAATTTAAAGGAACAAAGTTTGCTACCTTTATAGCAGAGTTCAAAAAGGGGAGCTTTAAGTAA
- the LOC137990652 gene encoding neuronal pentraxin receptor-like, with protein sequence MMANVGLYFLFIVVVFVSFSDAQKPCDLTSSACQCSPTIKVSMEGDKCDLCEANKQLQQATDDLRKELETMKNRSSQMKPGLPTREFDLYFTNVGINDYVIHHGLAVTSAFTICFRVRTTEKTANYRTVVSYSLSTNFNEIVMGRMSDIALFVNEKAVNSGVSVDDGNWHHVCITWESTNGSWKVYKDGSVQAQGSQLKTGYKIKTNGILTVGQEQDSFGGGFDPTQSYLGELAGLNIWNRVLSLSEILKISKSCHVGQGNVKKWSDFKVGIRGNVRVISPSACKV encoded by the exons ATGATGGCAAATGTTGGGCTCTATTTCCTGTTTATCGTGGttgtatttgtttctttttcagaTGCACAAAAACCCTGCGATCTCACTTCATCCGCTTGTCAATGTAGTCCAACGATAAAGGTGTCCATGGAAGGTGACAAGTGCGACTTGTGCGAGGCAAACAAACAACTCCAACAAGCCACCGACGACCTGAGGAAAGAACTTGAGACCATGAAAAATCGAAGCAGTCAGATGAAGCCAG GTTTGCCTACGAGAGAATTCGACCTTTATTTCACGAACGTTGGAATCAATGATTATGTTATCCATCATGGTCTGGCAGTAACCAGCGCTTTTACGATTTGCTTTCGAGTGCGTACCACTGAAAAGACAGCCAACTATCGGACAGTCGTGAGTTACAGCTTGTCAACGAACTTCAATGAAATCGTGATGGGCAGGATGTCAGATATTGCGCTCTTCGTTAACGAAAAAGCAgt AAATAGCGGTGTATCTGTAGATGACGGTAACTGGCATCACGTTTGTATCACATGGGAGAGCACGAATGGCTCTTGGAAAGTTTACAAAGATGGCAGCGTGCAAGCCCAAGGGTCTCAGTTGAAGACTGGTTATAAAATAAAGACCAACGGAATCCTCACTGTCGGGCAAGAGCAAGATTCGTTTGGTGGTGGCTTTGACCCAACTCAAAGTTACCTCGGAGAGCTAGCGGGCCTCAATATCTGGAACCGAGTTCTCTCTTTAAGCGAGATCTTGAAAATCTCGAAATCGTGCCATGTGGGGCAGGGTAACGTCAAGAAATGGTCTGATTTTAAAGTAGGAATAAGAGGCAATGTAAGGGTTATCTCCCCATCGGCTTGCAAAGTGTAA